One Apis cerana isolate GH-2021 linkage group LG15, AcerK_1.0, whole genome shotgun sequence DNA window includes the following coding sequences:
- the LOC107994597 gene encoding uncharacterized protein LOC107994597, translated as MKGVMKVKRSGQLLAAILLPILLLGSAAGEIERRTSKQMVEDSAESLASGLSKDCGKSYSATCLKLDVVSFLDRLSEQEDISILPGVSVIKENGTANVPASEVVANLARDFPNDVEKRLDAYLVHKVGSYLNSHSISIKLFDPRTFEAARNFNEETLAQLGLGGGGQSVGTGRKKEKGGMGGMMAGLMMMKGTLGAIGFGALALLAGKALMTGLMALMLSAIVGLKSLASGGEKKTTYEIVSKPVYSSSHTHSSEEHHGHGYGHSGYGRSLDAIHEDVEQAVLKYGNVRDRRSLLRQN; from the exons ATGAAGGGAGTAATGAAGGTTAAACGAAGTGGCCAACTGTTGGCGGCTATTCTGCTTCCCATTCTTCTGCTCGGTTCCGCGGCCGGCGAGATCGAGAGACGCACCTCGAAGCAGATGGTCGAGGACTCGGCCGAGAGTCTGGCCTCGGGCTTGAGCAAGGATTGCGGCAAGTCGTACAGCGCCACCTGCCTCAAATTGGACGTGGTCTCGTTCCTCGACAGGCTGTCCGAGCAGGAGGACATCAGCATCCTGCCGGGCGTTTCGGTGATCAAGGAGAACGGTACGGCAAACGTGCCGGCCTCGGAGGTGGTCGCAAATCTGGCCAGAGATTTCCCCAACGACGTGGAGAAGAGGCTGGACGCGTACCTCGTCCACAAGGTGGGAAGTTATCTCAACAGCCACTCCATCTCCATCAAACTGTTCGATCCAAGGACGTTCGAGgcggcgagaaattttaacgagGAAACCCTGGCTCAGCTTGGACTCGGCGGTGGCGGGCAAAGCGTTGGAACTG GGCGTAAGAAGGAGAAGGGCGGCATGGGAGGCATGATGGCAGGTCTGATGATGATGAAGGGCACGTTGGGGGCAATCGGTTTCGGCGCCCTAGCTCTGCTCGCGGGTAAAGCGCTGATGACGGGCCTGATGGCTCTCATGTTATCGGCCATCGTCGGTCTGAAATCTCTGGCAAGCGGGGGCGAGAAGAAGACCACCTACGAGATCGTGAGCAAACCGGTGTACTCGAGTTCTCACACTCACAGCTCGGAGGAGCACCACGGCCATGGTTACGGGCATTCAGGATACGGGAGATCCCTGGACGCGATCCACGAGGACGTGGAGCAGGCCGTTCTGAAGTACGGCAACGTGCGGGACCGTCGATCGTTGCTTCgacaaaattaa
- the LOC133667397 gene encoding uncharacterized protein LOC133667397 — translation MTSWRIVRKVQGSMLIVILLAIPIVVRSQANDATTIKNNPVDPYKIVETNDRQYNIGRRVFDFRKNGIRVDIRVVPSLKNDSMKDDGFPEFPVMDINRCVIDLSLICAKNRLGRFLESIRSMNEIHLMGQNVKLVKTRTRSSRGRFVNESNDNIERSVNDFFDTFALRITLPRWNGNREKNQIDVMFDETDIVQGRGKKGGGGGKGGGKGCQMMMMAGLMMLKMKFMGIATMKGMMMAGMSLMISMAMIMNKYMKGGGGGGGGGGGGNISRIFILVDYHYEY, via the exons ATGACAAGTTGGAGGATCGTGCGCAAAGTGCAAGGATCGATGTTGATTGTGATTTTATTGGCGATCCCGATCGTGGTACGAAGCCAAGCCAACGATGCAACAACGATCAAGAACAATCCGGTGGATCCTTATAAAATCGTCGAGACCAACGATCGTCAATA cAACATTGGCCGAAGAGTGTTCGATTTCCGGAAGAACGGGATCAGAGTGGATATCAGAGTGGTACCGTCGTTGAAAAATGACTCGATGAAGGATGACGGGTTCCCTGAGTTTCCCGTGATGGATATAAACCGATGCGTTATCGATCTCTCGTTGATCTGCGCGAAAAACCGCCTCGGCCGATTCCTAGAGTCGATCAGGAGCATGAACGAGATTCACTTAATGGGGCAAAACGTTAAACTGGTGAAGACCAGGACGAGGAGCAGTCGTGGTAGATTCGTTAACGAGAGCAACGACAATATAGAGCGCAGTGTAAATGATTTCTTTGACACGTTCGCCTTGAGAATTACGTTGCCCAGGTGGAATGGGAATCGAGAAAAGAATCAGATCGACGTTATGTTCGACGAAACCGATATTGTGCAAG gaagagggaaaaaaggaggtggtggtggtaaGGGAGGTGGCAAAGGATGTCAGATGATGATGATGGCGGGTCTTATGATgctcaaaatgaaatttatgg gAATAGCTACGATGAAAGGAATGATGATGGCAGGTATGTCTCTAATGATATCAATGGCAATGATAATGAACAAATACATGAAGGGCGGTGGAGGCGGAGGCGGAGGCGGTGGTGGAGGTAATATATCACGAATATTTATCCTCGTCGATTATCATTACGAATACTGA
- the LOC107994596 gene encoding uncharacterized protein LOC107994596 has translation MRMHLKYVIVIVCFFVARASSQLFAMKNLEKYSRIFNFGGLWMNKTGNELWDGLIRDCDRSITFSCIQKNAYAYLDHVFKERDNITVFDGLTMTKNKLDYGTCRRNLKENYQDSMDENLVDGSIKNDCNEEESEDERDRQFDEKQSPLEEVTDALRKKTVKFLATRDYEIQLPDFFFEGATIKLSPREVDENGALVRVDFGQSGVENQGRLFFKKIRKFIQNKLLTSFLALLLIIKLIKLKFMFVIPFLFGVGTAKKLFLKLLLFFIPAFAHVFKLCSSYYSTHSTKYHHHHHQISHHHHHVPVPVPVPTYYNHHHHNEFDGYDYAHPHIQYRKDIEELKEWGIEPYEEPYEVQAEPIGGSTGPLHPPGVLPASFPAPAYSGAYSVSQYASNVQPSPYLEKHPQVSAHNLAYSAYADNNRRTNSAPVVNVPLNPANLPTTLLPTATNVKAYTAFGQMQNVNRQGSTKSNQIESKITVGTRRSDYDDDFYGPIINKLEDIFKQLRFVDEPCRERLVCSMYKNPAVYSPHSNLVSNELSRDPQELKQTGIESSSSQKFHRYLEAARLGQDGGDCLRTYPCHINTE, from the exons ATGAGAATGCATCTGAAGTACGTGATCGTGATCGTGTGTTTCTTCGTGGCGCGTGCAAGTTCTCAGCTCTTCGCCATGAAGAATTTGGAGAAATATTCGAGGATCTTTAATTTTGGTGGTTTATGGATGAACAAGACCGGAAACGAATTGTGGGATGGGTTAATCAGAGACTGCGATCGGTCAATTACGTTCTCCTGCATACAGAAGAACGCCTATGCTTACCTGGACCATGTTTTCAAGGAACGAGACAACATCACGGTGTTCGATGGTTTGACCATGACTAAGAACAAATTGGATTATGGTACCTGCCGCAGGAATTTGAAGGAAAATTATCAGGATTCCATGGATGAGAATCTTGTGGATGGATCTATCAAGAATGATTGCAACGAAGAGGAAAGTGAGGACGAAAGGGATCGACAATTTGATGAAAAGCAATCACCTCTGGAGGAAGTGACTGATGCGTTGAGGAAGAAGACGGTGAAATTTCTCGCGACTAGAGATTACGAGATCCAATTACCCGATTTTTTCTTCGAGGGTGCCACGATTAAACTGAGTCCTCGTGAGGTTGACGAAAATGGCGCCCTGGTCAGAGTGGACTTTGGTCAGAGTGGGGTGGAGAACCAAGGACGactctttttcaaaaaaatta GGAAATTCATACAGAACAAACTGTTGACGAGCTTTCTGGCCCTGCTGCTGATcatcaaattaatcaaattgaagTTCATGTTCGTGATACCATTTTTATTCGGCGTGGGTACCGCGAAGAAATTGTTCCTCAAGCTGCTGCTCTTCTTCATACCGGCATTCGCgcatgtatttaaattatgctcGAGCTATTACTCGACGCATAGCACGAAGtatcaccatcatcatcatcag atatctcATCATCATCACCATGTCCCGGTTCCGGTACCGGTTCCAACCTATTACAACCACCATCATCACAACGAATTCGACGGTTACGATTACGCTCATCCTCACATTCAATATCGAAAAGATATCGAGGAATTGAAGGAATGGGGTATAGAGCCTTACGAAGAGCCGTACGAGGTTCAAGCAGAGCCCATAGGAGGTAGCACAGGACCACTCCATCCTCCTGGTGTGCTTCCAGCGTCATTTCCAGCGCCCGCTTACTCTGGAGCGTATAGCGTCTCTCAGTACGCGTCGAACGTTCAACCGTCCCCATATCTAGAGAAGCATCCACAAGTGTCTGCTCATAATTTAGCTTATTCGGCGTACGCTGATAATAACCGTCGAACGAATTCTGCACCAGTGGTCAACGTTCCTTTGAATCCTGCTAACTTGCCGACCACTCTGCTACCAACCGCGACAAATGTGAAGGCGTACACCGCATTTGGACAAATGCAGAACGTTAATAGGCAAGGTTCCACGAAAAGCAATCAGATAGAGTCGAAGATAACAGTTGGCACTCGGCGATCAGACTACGACGATGACTTTTATGGGCCGATAATTAACAAGCTGGAGGACATATTCAAGCAACTGAGATTCGTGGATGAGCCTTGTAGAGAAAGACTCGTGTGCAGCATGTACAAGAACCCGGCGGTTTATTCGCCGCACAGCAACCTCGTTTCGAACGAGCTGTCCAG agatcCGCAGGAGTTGAAGCAGACTGGGATCGAAAGTTCATCCAGCCAGAAATTTCACAGATATCTCGAAGCGGCCAGACTTGGGCAAGATGGTGGAGATTGTTTAAGAACGTATCCATGCCATATAAATACCGAATAA
- the LOC107994583 gene encoding uncharacterized protein LOC107994583 has translation MKFTTILASLALMAALASAQRAETTADALRHIYYRCIDNESMLSCVKPKVLAYLSQAAKQDRLAITEDLALVKSRDMPEENSEDYYPAQYDSVDPARKELLRSLMLEKLDAYLSSHQLEAKLPEAIVGSNIVPRSLVDSMPRSLTVPLSDTSSNGQGRGFVKKVMIPFLLGLKFKATALVPLALALIALKTWKALTLGLLSLVLSGAMMIFKLTKPKVAYEVVHYGHPPVEHPPHWETSAHGPYRAYRK, from the exons ATGAAGTTCACAACGATCCTCGCGTCTCTCGCCCTTATGGCCGCCCTCGCCAGCGCGCAGAGGGCCGAAACCACTGCCGACGCTCTTCGACACATTTATTACAG ATGCATAGACAACGAGTCCATGTTGTCCTGCGTGAAGCCCAAAGTCCTGGCCTACCTTAGCCAAGCAGCGAAACAAGACAGGCTGGCCATCACGGAAGACTTGGCACTGGTGAAGTCGAGAGACATGCCCGAGGAAAACAGCGAGGATTATTACCCCGCTCAATACGACTCCGTGGACCCCGCAAGGAAGGAGCTCTTGAGATCCTTGATGTTGGAGAAACTCGACGCGTACCTGTCCAGCCACCAGCTGGAGGCTAAGTTGCCGGAAGCCATCGTTGGGTCCAATATCGTGCCAAGATCCTTGGTGGACAGTATGCCAAGAAGCTTGACAGTACCTCTTTCCGACACCTCGAGCAACGGTCAAG GTCGTGGATTCGTGAAGAAGGTGATGATACCGTTCCTGTTGGGGCTGAAGTTCAAGGCCACAGCTTTGGTCCCGCTAGCCCTTGCCCTGATCGCCCTGAAAACGTGGAAAGCTCTCACCTTGGGCCTCCTCTCGTTGGTGCTAAGCGGTGCAATGATGATCTTCAAGCTGACGAAACCCAAGGTCGCCTACGAGGTGGTGCATTACGGACACCCACCCGTCGAGCATCCACCTCACTGGGAGACCTCGGCCCACGGACCCTACAGGGCGTACAGGAAATAG
- the LOC107994580 gene encoding uncharacterized protein LOC107994580, whose amino-acid sequence MKLLVVLCSLVALAAAQPAKNDLWKGSSMDQMVDQTKIECAQKNDEVSCMKFKVLNLLDQIFRKDSFKVSETVEVTRNSYPVEEVSGRSEGSFLDNVQTYLTSHDVTFKLPMDSSVKVSARNIEDDQLTFDVKFGQGRAVEEARKSKLKKVVIPILVFVLLKAMTLIPLAIGVLGLKAWNALQLSFFSFIVSVGMAIFQLCKKIAADSHGAALTAHGPWEYQAQYRSFDEQPDFAQDLAYSAHAQS is encoded by the exons ATGAAGCTGTTGGTTGTGTTGTGCTCCCTCGTGGCCCTTGCCGCGGCCCAGCCGGCGAAGAACGACCTGTGGAAGGGCAGCAGCATGGATCAGATGGTCGATCAGACGAAGATCGAGTGCGCGCAGAAGAACGACGAGGTCTCTTGCATGAAGTTCAAGGTCCTCAACCTCCTCGACCAGATCTTCCGCAAGGACAGCTTCAAG GTATCCGAAACGGTGGAGGTGACCCGGAACTCGTACCCCGTGGAAGAGGTGTCCGGCCGCAGCGAGGGCTCGTTCTTGGACAACGTGCAGACGTACTTGACCTCTCACGACGTGACCTTCAAACTGCCGATGGACTCGTCGGTGAAGGTGAGCGCGAGGAACATCGAGGACGATCAGCTCACTTTCGACGTGAAGTTCGGGCAGGGTCGCGCCGTCGAGGAGGCCCGCAAGTCCAAGCTGAAGAAGGTGGTCATCCCGATTCTCGTGTTCGTCCTGCTCAAAGCGATGACGCTGATCCCGCTCGCGATCGGTGTCCTCGGCCTGAAAGCTTGGAACGCTCTTCAGCTCTCCTTCTTCAGCTTTATCGTCTCCGTCGGCATGGCGATCTTCCAGCTGTGCAAGAAAATCGCTGCCGACAGCCACGGCGCAGCGTTGACCGCGCACGGCCCGTGGGAGTACCAAGCCCAGTACAGATCCTTCGACGAGCAGCCGGATTTCGCGCAGGATCTCGCTTATTCGGCGCACGCGCAGTCGTAA
- the LOC107994578 gene encoding uncharacterized protein LOC107994578, translated as MRQLVAIVTIASLSVGGCLAGQDFLSKSLNECIAADSWLSCLKQEVLGYLDGKLGTSTEARSLDTIDEAIVARTFKYLKSFDYGLDLPFVDASLKYRPSRSLADLDIEFNGNEVATGQARGMLKKKLLLPFLLLLKLKLKALMPILVAVVGLKALKALILSKLAVLLVVGFIAVQLFKKGGMMMPMGMSMEPATPAYGAPPMPSTTSSYDPANTWDGNGPYSRVWTPTNGVEAQNLAYSYYSPSSGSNTYSGSSSSSSSSSSVNSASSTNY; from the exons ATGAGGCAATTGGTGGCAATCGTGACGATCGCGTCTCTCTCGGTGGGAGGATGTTTGGCCGGGCAGGATTTCCTCTCGAAATCGTTGAACGAGTGCATCGCCGCCGACTCTTGGCTGTCGTGCCTCAAGCAAGAGGTGCTCGGATACTTGGACGGGAAGCTTGGGACGAGCACCGAGGCGAGATCCTTGGACACAATTGACGAGGCCATAGTCGCCAGGACGTTCAAGTACCTGAAGAGTTTCGACTACGGGTTGGATCTACCCTTCGTGGACGCTAGCCTCAAGTACAGGCCGAGCAGGAGTTTGGCGGATCTGGATATCGAGTTCAATGGGAACGAGGTGGCCACCGGGCAGGCAAGAGGAATGTTGAAGAAGAAGCTGCTGTTGCCCTTCCTGCTCCTCTTGAAATTGAAACTGAAGGCCCTTATGCCGATCCTCGTCGCCGTCGTTGGATTGAAGGCGTTGAAGGCTCTGATACTCTCGAAACTCGCCGTCCTCCTCGTCGTTGGATTCATCGCTGTTCAATTGTTCAAGAAGGGTGGAATGATGATGCCAATGG GAATGTCGATGGAACCGGCTACGCCGGCGTACGGAGCTCCACCTATGCCCTCGACCACGTCGAGCTACGATCCGGCGAACACGTGGGACGGAAATGGCCCTTACTCCCGCGTATGGACGCCGACCAACGGTGTGGAAGCGCAGAATCTAGCTTACTCTTACTACTCTCCGAGCAGCGGATCCAACACTTACAGCGGCTCCTCgtcctcctcgtcctcctcgTCGTCGGTCAATTCCGCCAGCTCGACGAACTATTAG
- the LOC107994594 gene encoding uncharacterized protein LOC107994594 isoform X1, which yields MRHEMLSRLEYRRIPIAYPHIFKGHRAGPRTCFALSPPSTASSPPRRGWKPRFEHLSDSPLSNERESKKEKIVKLNHFQIFRILRRMKRLLPLIAVRGHRKKQTGHSIVAKRRSRDKKGRKGIISVRCESEHFSLFLFSLLSFGGRHLITVKGVHVDSKGRFLRGAVTDFMHSCADAAGGFLKTESDTGRGGRRGREKTGGEARRQLSYTLSRDTAPYEREKTRGGTVRDKKERIKAEFFFLFIFIYSFFLSFLSPEDVRNEVDRGNRGTTTAGEFPGTWPRSWNRVVDLEKIPDARERKKKKKRREERHEIWRKKDVREKLRKGLARFRWEWTSFFGKGINLDAMLFWTWNERM from the exons ATGCGTCACGAAATGTTGAGCCGCCTCGAATACCGAAGAATTCCTATCGCTTATCCGCATATTTTCAAGGGTCACCGAGCCGGGCCGAGAACGTGCTTCGCTCTCTCGCCGCCTTCTACCGCGAGCTCTCCGCCTCGTCGAGGGTGGAAACCACGCTTCGAACATCTTTCCGATTCTCCACtctcgaacgagagagagagtaaaaaggaaaaaattgtaaaattgaatcattttcaGATTTTCAGAATTCTGAGGCGAATGAAGAGACTCCTTCCCCTTATCGCGGTTCGTGGCCATCGTAAAAAACAAACTGGCCATTCGATCGTGGCCAAGAGAAGAAGCCGAGATAAGAAGGGACGAAAGGGGATCATTTCGGTTCGATGTGAGTCGGagcatttttctcttttccttttttccctcctctctttcgGGGGCAGGCATCTTATCACCGTGAAAGGCGTCCACGTCGATTCGAAAGGGAGATTCCTTCGTGGTGCCGTCACGGATTTCATGCATTCCTGCGCGGACGCCGCGGGAGGCTTCCTTAAAACCGAAAGTGATACCGGGCGAGGCGGACGCCGCGGACGTGAAAAGACGGGCGGAGAGGCTCGGAGGCAGCTCTCGTACACTCTCTCGCGTGACACGGCTCCATACGAGCGGGAGAAAACACGTGGAGGGACAGTGAGAGATAAAAAGGAGAGGATAAAAGcggagtttttctttttatttatatttatttattctttctttctttctttcctttcgccCGAGGACGTAAGGAACGAGGTGGACAGAG GAAACAGGGGTACAACCACAGCTGGCGAATTTCCAGGCACCTGGCCAAGAAGCTGGAATCGAGTGGTGGATCTGGAAAAGATACCCGAtgcaagagaaagaaagaaaaagaaaaaaagaagggaagaaaggcACGAAATCTGGCGGAAGAAAGACGTTCGAGAGAAATTGAGGAAGGGGTTGGCTAG
- the LOC107994594 gene encoding uncharacterized protein LOC107994594 isoform X3, translated as MRHEMLSRLEYRRIPIAYPHIFKGHRAGPRTCFALSPPSTASSPPRRGWKPRFEHLSDSPLSNERESKKEKIVKLNHFQIFRILRRMKRLLPLIAVRGHRKKQTGHSIVAKRRSRDKKGRKGIISVRCESEHFSLFLFSLLSFGGRHLITVKGVHVDSKGRFLRGAVTDFMHSCADAAGGFLKTESDTGRGGRRGREKTGGEARRQLSYTLSRDTAPYEREKTRGGTVRDKKERIKAEFFFLFIFIYSFFLSFLSPEDVRNEVDRGVQPQLANFQAPGQEAGIEWWIWKRYPMQEKERKRKKEGKKGTKSGGRKTFERN; from the exons ATGCGTCACGAAATGTTGAGCCGCCTCGAATACCGAAGAATTCCTATCGCTTATCCGCATATTTTCAAGGGTCACCGAGCCGGGCCGAGAACGTGCTTCGCTCTCTCGCCGCCTTCTACCGCGAGCTCTCCGCCTCGTCGAGGGTGGAAACCACGCTTCGAACATCTTTCCGATTCTCCACtctcgaacgagagagagagtaaaaaggaaaaaattgtaaaattgaatcattttcaGATTTTCAGAATTCTGAGGCGAATGAAGAGACTCCTTCCCCTTATCGCGGTTCGTGGCCATCGTAAAAAACAAACTGGCCATTCGATCGTGGCCAAGAGAAGAAGCCGAGATAAGAAGGGACGAAAGGGGATCATTTCGGTTCGATGTGAGTCGGagcatttttctcttttccttttttccctcctctctttcgGGGGCAGGCATCTTATCACCGTGAAAGGCGTCCACGTCGATTCGAAAGGGAGATTCCTTCGTGGTGCCGTCACGGATTTCATGCATTCCTGCGCGGACGCCGCGGGAGGCTTCCTTAAAACCGAAAGTGATACCGGGCGAGGCGGACGCCGCGGACGTGAAAAGACGGGCGGAGAGGCTCGGAGGCAGCTCTCGTACACTCTCTCGCGTGACACGGCTCCATACGAGCGGGAGAAAACACGTGGAGGGACAGTGAGAGATAAAAAGGAGAGGATAAAAGcggagtttttctttttatttatatttatttattctttctttctttctttcctttcgccCGAGGACGTAAGGAACGAGGTGGACAGAG GGGTACAACCACAGCTGGCGAATTTCCAGGCACCTGGCCAAGAAGCTGGAATCGAGTGGTGGATCTGGAAAAGATACCCGAtgcaagagaaagaaagaaaaagaaaaaaagaagggaagaaaggcACGAAATCTGGCGGAAGAAAGACGTTCGAGAGAAATTGA
- the LOC107994594 gene encoding uncharacterized protein LOC107994594 isoform X2 → MRHEMLSRLEYRRIPIAYPHIFKGHRAGPRTCFALSPPSTASSPPRRGWKPRFEHLSDSPLSNERESKKEKIVKLNHFQIFRILRRMKRLLPLIAVRGHRKKQTGHSIVAKRRSRDKKGRKGIISVRCESEHFSLFLFSLLSFGGRHLITVKGVHVDSKGRFLRGAVTDFMHSCADAAGGFLKTESDTGRGGRRGREKTGGEARRQLSYTLSRDTAPYEREKTRGGTVRDKKERIKAEFFFLFIFIYSFFLSFLSPEDVRNEVDRGNRGTTTAGEFPGTWPRSWNRVVDLEKIPDARERKKKKKRREERHEIWRKKDVREKLRKGLARAKLPALQRTTCQ, encoded by the exons ATGCGTCACGAAATGTTGAGCCGCCTCGAATACCGAAGAATTCCTATCGCTTATCCGCATATTTTCAAGGGTCACCGAGCCGGGCCGAGAACGTGCTTCGCTCTCTCGCCGCCTTCTACCGCGAGCTCTCCGCCTCGTCGAGGGTGGAAACCACGCTTCGAACATCTTTCCGATTCTCCACtctcgaacgagagagagagtaaaaaggaaaaaattgtaaaattgaatcattttcaGATTTTCAGAATTCTGAGGCGAATGAAGAGACTCCTTCCCCTTATCGCGGTTCGTGGCCATCGTAAAAAACAAACTGGCCATTCGATCGTGGCCAAGAGAAGAAGCCGAGATAAGAAGGGACGAAAGGGGATCATTTCGGTTCGATGTGAGTCGGagcatttttctcttttccttttttccctcctctctttcgGGGGCAGGCATCTTATCACCGTGAAAGGCGTCCACGTCGATTCGAAAGGGAGATTCCTTCGTGGTGCCGTCACGGATTTCATGCATTCCTGCGCGGACGCCGCGGGAGGCTTCCTTAAAACCGAAAGTGATACCGGGCGAGGCGGACGCCGCGGACGTGAAAAGACGGGCGGAGAGGCTCGGAGGCAGCTCTCGTACACTCTCTCGCGTGACACGGCTCCATACGAGCGGGAGAAAACACGTGGAGGGACAGTGAGAGATAAAAAGGAGAGGATAAAAGcggagtttttctttttatttatatttatttattctttctttctttctttcctttcgccCGAGGACGTAAGGAACGAGGTGGACAGAG GAAACAGGGGTACAACCACAGCTGGCGAATTTCCAGGCACCTGGCCAAGAAGCTGGAATCGAGTGGTGGATCTGGAAAAGATACCCGAtgcaagagaaagaaagaaaaagaaaaaaagaagggaagaaaggcACGAAATCTGGCGGAAGAAAGACGTTCGAGAGAAATTGAGGAAGGGGTTGGCTAG